The Argonema galeatum A003/A1 genomic interval TTTGCTGGGTGGTACGGTTGTCAATACGGGGCAATTGTCAGCGCCAGGTGGCACGATTACTGTAATGGCAGTTCCCGGCGAAAGCTTGGTGCGTCTGAGTCAACCTGGTTTTGTGCTGAGTTTGGAAGTTGAACCTCTAGCAAACAGCCTTACTCAACCGAATAACTGGACATTCCCGATCGCATCATTACCGCAAATGCTGACTGGCGGGAGTGGGGGTCATGCGACGGGAATAACGGTTAATCAAGATGGCAGCATACAGCTAACGGGTTCTGGTATTAGGATACCGACAGAAGGGAATACGGCGATCGCTTCCGGCACCCTCAACGTCTCAGGTGAAACTGGCGGTCAAATCAATATTTTGGGTAACAAAATTGGTGTAGTCAGCGCCAATATTAACGCTGACGGCAATTCGGGTGGGGGTACTGTCCTAATTGGCGGCGATTACAAAGGTATGGGTACAGTGCCGAATGCGTCCCACACTTTTGTCAGCAAAGATTCGTTAATTAATGCAGACGCGCTGCAAAGTGGTAATGGCGGTCGGGTAATTGTTTGGGCGAATGAAACGAACCGTACTTTTGGCACTATTACAGCTCGTGGCGGTATTTTCTCAGGCAATGGTGGTTTTGTAGAAGTATCGGGTCGGGAGTCTTTGGACTTTAGGGGAAACGTCAATACTTTGGCTGCCAATGGTAAAGCTGGAACGCTTTTATTAGATCCTACAGATATCACCGTTCAAGCTGGTGCCGGAGATTTTAACTTGCTGGATCTTATAGATGAATTTATCGATCCGGATAAGGGATCTAATACGATCGATGTTGCCCTAATTAATAACGCAGCTACTAATGTAACCCTACAAGCAACCAACAAAATTACCTTTAACGCTGATGCTGCGGTTAATATTGCCGCTGCTGGTGTTGGACTGACAGCCGAAGCGGGTAATAACGTTACAGTTAACGGTAGCATTACTACCAATAACGGTGATATTAATCTGATTGGCAGTTCCGGTGGCGTGTTACTTAATGGGCCGCTATCTTCAGGTACAGGCAACATTAAGCTGACTGGGAAAAGCAGCGCTACAACGGGAGTTTGGGTAATTGGATCGATTACTTCGACAGACGGCAGTATTCAAATAGATGGAACCAGTACTGGCAGCTTTCGAGGTATCCAAGTTGATGGTTCTATCAGTACGATCGGTAGCGGTAATATTGTCCTCAACGGGAATACCACTGGAGAGCAAGGTATTCTCGTTACTAATAGCATTAACTCCCAGAATGGGAATATTAGCCTAACTGGAAGTAGTTCTGGAGTAAACTCTTTTGCTGACGGCATTTCTGTTAGTGGCCCGATCGCATCCCAAGGCGGCGATATTAGTTTCATCGGGAATAGTACTGGGACTGGCACAGGTGCGGACGGTATTGCAATCAGTAACTCGGTTAAATCTCAAGGCGGCGATATTACCTTCACCGGGACTACCAGTAGCCCCAATCCTTCCTTTGGTATATTTGTTTCTTCCCCAGGTTCCCTTGATTCTGGCGGCGGAAATATCAGCCTCACTGGAACTAGCACCAATAACGACGGTATTAGCATTGCGAATGCGATCGCTTCCGGTACTGGAAATATTACTCTGACAGCTGACAGTATAAATCTCGATCCTGGCGATTCTACTTCCATCAGCGGTAGCGGTAATCTGCTTTTGCAGCCATTAACCCCCACACTCAATCTGGAAATTGGCGGCACAGATAGTACAACTTTCTTGAATACCAACGAACTGGCAAAATTGAAAGATGGTTTTGCTTCGATCGCGATCGGACGGGCTGATAGCAGTGGTACGATCTCTATTATTGACAATATTACTTTCCAAGATCCGGTAACAATTCAAGCTCCATCTGGGGCAGGCTCAATCAGATCCAACGGGACAACTATCACAGGATTGAGCGGTTCGGGTGCCTCGATTTCACTGATAGCAAATCAGGACGTTAACACCAGCAATATTAACTCAGATGCGGGTATTTCGCTCACCAGCAACAGCGGCAACATCGGCACAACTTCTGGCATTTTAAACTCTGGTTCTTTCGGTACTGCTGGCAATATCGACCTCAAAGCTGTCAACGGCAATATTAATACGAGTGATATCACCGCTCAAGGGGGCGGCACATTAGGTAACGGCGGTAAAATCACTATAACTGGAAACAACGTTACTACGGGTAAACTCGATACTTCTGCTAACAGTCTTGTTGGTAGCGGCGGTCAAATTATCATTAATGGCTTCAGCAATATTACCACCGGGAATATCATCGCAACTGGTAATCCTGAAGGTGGAAACGGTGGAAATATAGACCTTAATGGCCCAGTTACGCTCACAAGTCCGATCTCCATAACCACTGGGTCTAATTTGGGCGATATCAATTTTAATGGCACCGTTAACGGCAATTATCTGCTGACACTTACGGCAGGAAATGCGGGTACGATTCGGTTTAACGGGAATGTTGGCGGAACAACATCTATAATAGGCGGACTGGACTTTACTAACGCTAAGAATATCGAGATAGCAGGTGAGATTACCTCCGCTAACGGCAACTTAACTTTTAACAGTCCGGTGACTCTTAATGGTAATGCCATATTAAACGCAGGTAACGCCACAATTTCATTCAATAACAACTTGAATGCAGGCGGCAACGCACTGACTTTAACAGCGGATGAAATTAACTTTAATGGAGGTTTGAGTTCGGTAAGTGGCACTAATAACCTCATACTTCAACCAACAACGCCTAGTCAAAATATCGTGCTTGGTGGGAACACGGATACAAGCCGTTTAGAAATATCCTCAACTGACTTCAACGCCTTGCAACCGGGGTTCAGCAGCATCACTATCGGACGAGACAACGGTAGTGGTACGATTAGTATGGGTGGTGATGTTGTTTTCAATAGTTCAACAATTTTGCGATCGCTTGAAGGTTTGGGTTCCATCGATATCAGCGGTTTCAGTCTCGGTGGCACAAACAATGCCTCTATTACACTGTTAGCTAATGAGGATGTTAAAACTGGTTCTATTACCAGTCCGGGTGGCCCGATCGCAATTACCAGTATCAGCGGCAAAATCGATACCAGTGCCGGTACTTTAGATTCTAGCTCAAGTGCTGGTGGCGGTGCGATCGCCCTCACTTCTCCCAAAGATATCACAACTGCCAACATCAACGCCAGTTCTACCGGCAGCGGTAGTGGGGGAAGTATTATCCTCCATAGCACTGAGGGAACTATTGATACCAGTAAAGGTAGCTTGAACTCTAGTTCTACTGCGGGTAATGGAGGTGCGATCGAACTCCTTGCCAAAGGCAATATTATCACATCCTCTGTAATTTCAGGACAAGATACTGGCATCAGCGGCGCGGGAGGTAACATTACCCTCGATAGCAACAAAGGTTCAATTACCACAACATCAATAAATGCTGCTGGTGGCTTTAGTAGCGGTGGGACTATCGAAATTACTGCTATCGACAACATTTTTACAGACTTCATCCAATCGGGTGTTTTTGCATCTGGAAATGCCGGGAATATTAATGTAAAAAGCGACAATGGCCAAATCAATACAGGTAGGATTGCCGCTTCATCTGTGAATGGCAATGGTGGGAATATCAATCTAACTTCGCCAGTCAATATTCAAACAAAACAAATAATTTCTGCGGCTAGTAATGAAGGTGGTAAAGTCGAGATTACCAGTGGCGGAAATATTGCAATTACCGATACAGCAGAAGTAGCGATCGATTCTTCTAGTGCAAACGCAGATTCCACTTCAACAGGAAATGGCGGTGCGATTACTCTCGATTCAGAAAACGATATTACAGTAAGCAATAAAATCTCATCTGGCGTGAAAGGATCGGGAACTGGAGGAAAGATTAACCTCAACAGCAACAGTGGAAATCTAACTTCAGGAGATTTTGATTCTAGTTCAACTGCGGGTAATGGCGGTGCGATCGATATCATTGCCTTTGGCAATATTATCACATCCGCTGTAATTTCAGGACAAGATACTGGCATCAGCGGCGCGGGAGGTAACATTACCCTCGATAGCAACAAAGGTTCAATTNNNNNNNNNNNNNNNNNNNNNNNNNNNNNNNNNNNNNNNNNNNNNNNNNNNNNNNNNNNNNNNNNNNNNNNNNNNNNNNNNNNNNNNNNNNNNNNNNNNNAAAGTCGAGATTACCAGTGGCGGAAATATTGCAATTACCGATACAGCAGAAGTAGCGATCGATTCTTCTAGTGCAAATGCAGATTCCACTTCAACAGGAAATGGCGGTGCGATTACTCTCGATTCAGAAAGCGATATTACTGTAGGAAATATTTTCTCTGGAGTCAAAGGTTCTGGTACTGGCGGAAATATTAATCTCAACAGCAACAGTGGAAATATAAAAGCCGCAAATTTGGACTCTAGTTCCACTACTGGTAATGCGGGTACAATCTCCTTAACGGCACCCACCAGTATAACCGCAGCAGTTATCAACGCCAATGGTGCAGTCGGTACGGGAAATATCAATTTTACAAGCGATGAAATTAACTTTATTGGTAATGTTTCGA includes:
- a CDS encoding beta strand repeat-containing protein encodes the protein MAFTSNCACFLSFSLAGALALAAPSATAQPIVPAPDGTGTVVTPEGNRLDITGGTKSGDGSNLFHSFTEFGLNTGQIANFLSQPNILNILARINGGNISYINGLIQVTGGNSNIFLINPSGIVFGSNASLNVPAGFMATTANGIGFGNNWFNAAGENNYAALVGMPNAFAFTMKQPGSVVNSGNLAVGVGQDLTLLGGTVVNTGQLSAPGGTITVMAVPGESLVRLSQPGFVLSLEVEPLANSLTQPNNWTFPIASLPQMLTGGSGGHATGITVNQDGSIQLTGSGIRIPTEGNTAIASGTLNVSGETGGQINILGNKIGVVSANINADGNSGGGTVLIGGDYKGMGTVPNASHTFVSKDSLINADALQSGNGGRVIVWANETNRTFGTITARGGIFSGNGGFVEVSGRESLDFRGNVNTLAANGKAGTLLLDPTDITVQAGAGDFNLLDLIDEFIDPDKGSNTIDVALINNAATNVTLQATNKITFNADAAVNIAAAGVGLTAEAGNNVTVNGSITTNNGDINLIGSSGGVLLNGPLSSGTGNIKLTGKSSATTGVWVIGSITSTDGSIQIDGTSTGSFRGIQVDGSISTIGSGNIVLNGNTTGEQGILVTNSINSQNGNISLTGSSSGVNSFADGISVSGPIASQGGDISFIGNSTGTGTGADGIAISNSVKSQGGDITFTGTTSSPNPSFGIFVSSPGSLDSGGGNISLTGTSTNNDGISIANAIASGTGNITLTADSINLDPGDSTSISGSGNLLLQPLTPTLNLEIGGTDSTTFLNTNELAKLKDGFASIAIGRADSSGTISIIDNITFQDPVTIQAPSGAGSIRSNGTTITGLSGSGASISLIANQDVNTSNINSDAGISLTSNSGNIGTTSGILNSGSFGTAGNIDLKAVNGNINTSDITAQGGGTLGNGGKITITGNNVTTGKLDTSANSLVGSGGQIIINGFSNITTGNIIATGNPEGGNGGNIDLNGPVTLTSPISITTGSNLGDINFNGTVNGNYLLTLTAGNAGTIRFNGNVGGTTSIIGGLDFTNAKNIEIAGEITSANGNLTFNSPVTLNGNAILNAGNATISFNNNLNAGGNALTLTADEINFNGGLSSVSGTNNLILQPTTPSQNIVLGGNTDTSRLEISSTDFNALQPGFSSITIGRDNGSGTISMGGDVVFNSSTILRSLEGLGSIDISGFSLGGTNNASITLLANEDVKTGSITSPGGPIAITSISGKIDTSAGTLDSSSSAGGGAIALTSPKDITTANINASSTGSGSGGSIILHSTEGTIDTSKGSLNSSSTAGNGGAIELLAKGNIITSSVISGQDTGISGAGGNITLDSNKGSITTTSINAAGGFSSGGTIEITAIDNIFTDFIQSGVFASGNAGNINVKSDNGQINTGRIAASSVNGNGGNINLTSPVNIQTKQIISAASNEGGKVEITSGGNIAITDTAEVAIDSSSANADSTSTGNGGAITLDSENDITVSNKISSGVKGSGTGGKINLNSNSGNLTSGDFDSSSTAGNGGAIDIIAFGNIITSAVISGQDTGISGAGGNITLDSNKGSI